TTAGAAGTATCGCTAAACATAAAAAGGATGCCAACCTTTCTCAGGCCGTGAAAATTTTGATGAATTCATTTTATGGTGTTATGGGCTCTGGTGGCTGTCGTTTTTATCATGCTGATCTTCCTCAAAGTATTACCCAGACTGGGCAGTGGTTATTAAAAGAGACAATCTCTTATATTGAAGAAAATGGTCATCGTGTGGTTTATGGTGATACTGACTCTCTATTTATCAAGCTAAATTTCTTAGAGATTGGGGCTCGAGATAGAGTAGGAAAAGAGATCGCAACAAAAGTTAATAGTCATCTCGAATCAAAGATTAAGTCAAAGTTTGGTGTTGAGTCTTTTCTTGAAATTGAATATGAAAAATATTTCTCTAAGCTTTTTATCCCAGAGTCTCGCTCAACAGATAAAGGGGCGAAGAAGCGTTACGTTGGGCTTCTTGAAAAAGAGAACTCTTCAAAGCTCCACTTTTCTGGAATGGAGTTCGTCAGGTCTGACTGGACAAAGCTTGCTAAGAACTTTCAATTTGATCTGATCACTAAGTTTTTTGCTGAGGAAAAGGTTGAAGAATTTATTAAAGATTATGTAAAGAGGCTTAAAGATTCTGAGTTTGATAATCTTCTTGTGTATAAGAAGAGACTTAGTAAACCTGTTGAAGAATATATTAAAACAGTTCCTCCACATGTTAAGGCCGCAAAACTCCTACTTGAAAAGGACCCTAAGTTATTTATCAAGGATGTATCCTATTTAATGACATTTAGAGGGCCTATTCCCATTGAATTTAATCCGACTGATATTGATTATCAGCACTATATTGATAAGCAGATTGCTCCACTTGCAACAGATGTATTAAAATTTCTAAATTTGAGTTTTGATGATATAATTTCAGGTAGTCAAATGAGTTTGTTTTAAGAGAAGGAATTTGTGGCAAGATACAAACAAAATTGGATTTTTATTTTCGTCTTTTTTTCCATTTTTGGACTACTTTTTTATATCTACGAAGCGGAGACTTATACATACTTATGTGAATCCGAAAGTAACGCCCCTGCTTGCTATCTTCTATCAAAAAAATATGAAAGTAGCGGAGAGTTGAGTAAGTCAGATCGCTACCTTCACGTGGCCTGCGATAAGAAATATGACCGCGCCTGTGAGATAATTAAGAATGAAATTAAAAAATAGATTTCGCTCCTTTCTACAGTTTTTAATATTACTGGCTAAGGACTGTGACAGAAGTCATTTAGGAATCCTGGCCGCAAGTTCGAGCTTCTATCTTATTTTAACCTTCGTTCCTCTTGTTCTCGTTTTGACACGCATTTTAGGGTTCTTCTTTGGACCAGAAGGCGAAAAGTTTGATCTTCTTATGGTATATGTATTCGAACTTATTCCACCTCACTTAGATGGGGTTGTTAACATTATTGCAGACATGCTCAAGAAATCGCTCTTTGCTAATAAAGGTTTTAATATCATCAATACCTTCTTTCTACTGATTTCTTCACTTGGGTTTATTAATTCTATCTGGAAGGCATTAAGTGTTATTACAGGTGAAAAGAATGCTTCTCAAGTTGTAAAAACGATTAAAGGAATTGGTGTTCTTGCTATTACGTGCGGTTTTTTAACATTGGCCTTTATCATTCCAATTGTTTTTCAATTGATTACCAAAATTAGTGAAGTGGGTTATATTGCTAAGATGATTGCTTTCTTTAAGATAGAGAAGATATTTGAAATTTTAAACTCATTAATTATAGGAGCAGATATCGTTTCTGTTATTATGATTGTGATTTTTATGATGTCGATACTTCGCTATATTTTACATCCAAGAATTAACTTTAAAAGTGCTTTACTAGGGTCTGGTGTATTCACAATTCTAATTATTTCGGTGAAGTCTCTTTTCTTCTTCTATGTCTCATTTGTTGAAGCAGGACTTGTTGCTAATTATGGCGCTTCGTATGCATTGATACTTTTATTTATTTGGATTTTATTTTCAATGTTTGTATTTTATTTTTCTGTTCTTTTAAGCTTGAACTTTCATAAATACTACTACAAAAAGGTCTGACTAATCGCAGTGCAAGAGGGTATTTCTCAGTCCCTTGAGTTTTCATTTCAATAGGATTATATTTTGTTGATAACAAATGGAGTTGATTTTGATTCGTGCTTTAATTGACATTTATATTCTAATACTAATTATCGATGTTATTCTAAGTTACTTACCGCAGTACAAAGGGCATCCTTTCTCTGTGAAAATTAAGCAAATCTCAGATTTCTCATGTGGTCCAGTTAGGCGCTTAATGCCAAAACTAGATATTCCTTTTGATATTTCTCCAATGGTTGTTATCTTCTGTTTAAAAATTTTAGAAGTTCTCTGGTAATTAATTAAATCAAATACTTGCCAAACCGCAGTAAACAATTTTAAAATTTTAATAATGATTGTTTTACCTAGGGAGGGGTGAGATTGCACACACCAAGTGAGTTTGAGTTTTTAACTCAAGAAACAGTGCGCATAAGCGAGGAAATGAGACTCGCTAATATGGCCGATCTCAATATTGAATCGTATGACGACGAACTTTATAATGAGTTCTCTCTCTCATCACATTTTGATGAACCAATCGTTGAAAGCGAAGATCAAAGAATAGAGTATCCAAATAAACCGGGGCTGGTTTATACAATCTTTAAAAGTGGAACAACATTTTCTCTTAGAGGCTTCGCATGTGAATCTATTGAAGAAGCGTTCGACTCAATCTATAGCGGTGAAAAGTCTTTTTTAAGAGCGCTACGTTTAAATGATAGCGAATTAGATCAAATTAAATTTTTCGAACTTTCAAGTTTTGAAAGAGCAGAGATAGTTCTCGACCAAGTATTTAATAAGCGTTTTCCTCTTGAGGAGGATGTGCTTTGTAATATTAGTGACCCTGGATTTTCTTGGTGGTATGGAAAAGCTGATGATGGCTTCCGTATTAATTTCAAGAGTCACAAGTTTATGTGTCAAGGCGAGAGAACGAAGCTTGGTCCAATTGGTGATGTGATCGTTGCTTGTCTAAGATTTGCTAAGTTAAAAGAACATTTTAAATATCATCTTCCAATTTCAGAACTTGTTATTAATGAGAAACAATTCGTTCTAAGAAGTTCAGATAAGACTCATCCAATTATGAAAGAGTTGATGAATCTTTTTGAAAGAGGCGAGATAAGTGAAGAAAGTGCACTTCTATGTGAGCTAGATCTAAGTCTTAGGCTATATCTACTTGAGCTTGCAGATATTAGAAGATTTTGGATTGATGTCGAAGGTGCACTTTATGATAATAATTTAAATTTATTAAATTAGATTGTTGAATAAAATTCAAAACTTGATAAAATAATTAAAAACAGGATGTTTTTAAACACAACAACAGGATGTTAATTTGCAATTTTCTTTTGAGAGAAAGTCAGCACCTACGGGAGCGGCACCACAAAATGCAGCTTCTTCAAATAATGTAGGAAGTTCAGCTGATGATAAATTAAGAAAGGCCATAGAGCGTAACAGAGAAAAAATGCTGAAAAGACAGGGCTCTTCGGCAGCATCAGCCTCTACAGGTATGCAAGCTTCGGCTCCACAGAGACCAAGGCCTATGGGTTCAACTCCTCCGCCAGTTCCAAATCAAACTTTACAACAAAGATTAAATGCATCTCAAAATACAGCGGCGAGACCTGCTTCTTCAGCGGCCTCTTCAGATGATTCAACTTCGTTACTTGAGAAAATGCGTGCTCGTAGAGCACAGGCTTCTGGGAAAGATATTCCTAGGCCTTCAGTTACTCAACCAGTTAACTCGGGAATGTCTGGAGCTTCTGGCTCAACTACATCGAGTATGCCAAGAAGAACTGTAACGGCAGATCCCGATAAGATTGAACTTGCTGGAAATTTACGTAAAGGAACGACTGCTCCAGCTGTTGTTAACTATGGTGCGGAACCGATTAAAGCTCCTGTAAAAAAATCAGTTAGTGCGAAAAGAAAATTAAAAACTAAAAATAAGAATACAAGCGAGACATCTTCAATTTCTAGTTGGTTTGTGAAGGGAACTTGGATGTTTTGTGCTTTCCTGATTGGAAGATTGATATTCTCTGATGGTGGAGTTGTTGAGTACCTTGACAAAAAAGCAGTTTATGATCAAAAAGTTCATGAGCTTGAAATCACGAAGAAGGACAATGCTCTTCTTATGCAAGAACTTGAGCTTATTAAAAGTGATGGTAAATATCAGAAGAAACTAGTTCGTGACCATCTTGGTTATATCGCAAAAGATGAATATCTAGTTCTATTTTCTAAGGGGAGTGAGGCCTCGACAGAAAATAGGGATATTTCTTCCATTTAAGAACAGAGCCTAATTCAATTTTATATTTATCAGCTTCACCTGCGTGTAGTTCTAAAACGTGGGCGCTGTAATATGTAGGAGTTACTGGAATTGACTTTATTGGCTCTCGGCCTTTGAAGTGTTGAACATTCTTCTCTAGGCCAACGACCTTCATGTTGAGATCAAGAAAGATAATATCTAGATTAAAGTATGTATTAGGCATCCAGAAAGTTTTTGAGCTCATATTGTTGTAAACAAAAAATAGTCCTTCATTAAATTTCATTTTAGATGGGTGAAGCCCACTGAGTCCCTTTGTCTTCTCTTCATTACTGATAGCAAATGAGACGCTGATGATATGCCCATTTGGTGCGATCAGCTCACTCGAGCCACGAGAGCTGTTTAGGAACTGCGCATTAACATCTAATGTATTAAAAAAAATGCACAAAAAGATAGTGAGCAAATGGCTAGGCTTTGATATATTTATGTTCATATTTAGATATTGCTCTAAAAATTTAGGAAATGGGAGAAGCTTTGTGTCAAATATCGCTGGTTTAATGAAGACGCACCACTGTGCACAACTAAGGTCATCTAATGAAGGAGAGAAAGTTACTCTTTGTGGTTGGGTAAATAAGAATAGAGATCTTGGAGGATTAAACTTCATCGATATCCGTGACAAGTACGGTGTTACTCAAGTTGGTTTCACAAGCTTTAAAGGAGATCTTTCTATCCTTAAGTCTTGTCATCTTGAATCTGTTATCAAAGTTGTTGGAACAGTTGTGAAGAGACCTGCTGAAGCAATCAATAAGAATATGGCAACTGGGGAAATTGAAGTTCAGGCCGAGGAGATTACGCTTCTTTCTGCAAACGATATTAATTCAATCCCATTTCTACCATATGGAGCGACTGAGGCTACTGAAGATAATAAGCTTAAATATAGATATCTCGATCTTAGAACGCAAAAACTACAAGATATTTTAAAGCTAAGAGCAGACACAACTTTTAAAGTTAGAAGTATGATGATGGAAGAGGGCTTTATTGAAGTTGAAACACCAATTCTATACAAGTCGACTCCGGAGGGAGCAAGAGATTATATTGTGCCATCACGTGTACACCCTGGTCATGTTTATGCTCTTCCACAATCTCCACAAACGTTAAAGCAGCTTTTAATGATTGGGGGGACTGATAAGTACTTTCAAATCTGTAAGTGTTTTAGAGATGAGGATTTAAGAGCGGATAGACAACCTGAATTTACTCAAATTGATATCGAAGTTTCTTTTTCAACAGAAGAATATATTAAAAATCTTGTTACAAAAATTCTAAAAGGACTTTTCAAACTAGATGATAATTTTTCAATTCCTGTTATGAGCTATCAAGATGCAATGAAAGATTACGGATGTGATAAACCAGATACTCGTTTTGGATTAAAGCACCACATTGTGAATGACATTTTTAAAGGAACGGACTTTGGAGTTTTCTCAAGCGTTCTTGCAACTAATGGTCTAATCAAGGCAATGTTTATTCCTGAGTCATTGGGAACGTTTTCAAGAAAAATTCTTGATGGGTTCGTAGATGTTGTAAAACCACACGGTGGAAAAGGTGTTGCGTTTTTTAAAGTAGAAAATGAAGCAGCTACAGGCGGTATTTCAAAATTTATTACTGAAGATATTTTAAAACAACTGAATGGATTGGAAGCAGAAGGTAATAATGGAACATGGTTATTTTTTGCAGACGTTGCTGAAGTTGCCCACGCAAGTGCTGATGCTGTAAGAAGACATCTTGGTAAAGAACTAGGGCTTCTAGGTGATAAAAAAGCATTTCTTTGGGTTAATAACTTTCCATTATTCGAATATAGTGAAGGACGTTTCTATGCTTGTCACCACCCATTCACACAAGTTAGAGAAGATCAGCTTGATGATTTCCTAAATGGTGATATCAATGATCCAGATGGACCTATTAAAGACCTTTGTGCTCAAGCTTACGATATCGTGTGTAATGGCTATGAAATTGGTGGTGGATCACTTCGTATCTATAACCAAAACGTTCAATCACGTATGTTTGAAATTCTTGGAATGAGCGAAGAAGAAGTTAAGCATCAGTTTGGTTTCTTCGTTGAAGCATTAAAATATGGAACTCCTCCACATGGTGGACTCGCTTTTGGCCTTGACCGTCTTGTGATGATTCTTGCTGGAACAGATAATATTAGAGATGTTATCGCTTTCCCAAAAACTACAACAGCAAGTGATATGATGTCGAGTGCGCCATCAAGACCGTCTAAAGATCAAACAGATGAGCTTCATTTCTCGTTTAATAAATAGTCAATTTTTGTCATGGGTGTTCACAAAAAAGTGAACACCTCTCCAACTTATAACAAATACCCATAATTCTAGAGAGACTTCGAGTTAAAATTAACTTAAGAGGTCTAGGATTATGAATATTAAAACTTATACATTAATTATTTCCGATGACCCGCTTTTCTCAGGACGTATAAGGCGTGTCTTATCTAAGAATGAAATTTCTATAGAGTGGCGTACACTTGTTTTTTCTAACAGTGAATCAAATGAGGAAAAAGATTTTAAACTCGATAAGCTATTCGAACTAATCTTAAAAATAAAAAAAGTGAATATTGTCGTCTTCTTTGATTTTGAAAAGAAAGAAGAGTTTTGTTTGGACCTTATTAAGATTTTTAATAAGTATCAAGGAGCGCAGTATATTCTACAAATCTGCTTCTTTGGAGAAGAGAATCCAAAGACCGATTTAGAAGCCGCTCTCGCTGCTGGTGCCCATATGGTTGAGTATAAGCGACCAGACCTTGATGATATTGTAACAAATATTCAGTATCTCAAAAATTCAGAATTTAATTTTTTACCTGAATATGCAACGAGTAGGGGTTATGACACTGTCTTATGGCCAAGATTCTTTTGCAAGATAAAGCATATTGACCCTCAGAATATATTAGCAACAACAACATTTGATAAACTTAATCCAAGTGATGAGTGGATAAAGCGCTTTATTCCGCAAATTGGAGATGGAAAGGCAATGGTTAGTAATTCTGAATCGTTGGAAAAAAAATGTCGATGGATTGAAGATATTAATACACTAAAATTTGAGTACAGTGAGAATGAACTACTAACAGGAGACTTTTTAAATATTTCATCAGTAGAAAAAGATGCGGTCGATACTTTTACTTATAAATTAGCAAAAAGAGTTTCACCTTCAGAGTTTGAAGAAGTACAAAAAAAGACAAAAAAAATATTCTCAAAAATGGTGGATACTAGAGTCCGTGTTATGGTGATTGATAAGCGCGTAAAGTTACTCCAAAAAAACCATGAAACAGAAAAACAGAAAGCAAATCTTTTTTCATATCCTTTCTTATCTATGAAGCATGAAGATCAAATAAGCTGTCGGCCTCATATTATTGCTTTACAGTGGGATCAGTTAACAATTCTCGATGAAAATTCGAATGAATTAAGTTTGAATGATGATCAAAAAATTCATTCCATTGAAAGCTATATCAAAAAACTTCTAAATGAGGATACGGTACTAATCATTTTTGGACTTCATGACATTGATATTAAAAAAATTTCGAAAACACAATTGAATGTCCCATTTGATATTACTTCTGATTTCTTGAACAAGATTATTTCGGTATATGAAAAGAAAATTGAGCATAATCCACTTCGGGTTGAAGAAGTTCTTGGAATTGAAGAAATTAAAAATTTTGAAGTAGATCCACTACTAAAGCTTGAATTTCCAATTATTATTGAAAAACTTAATGAGCATCGCTTAACATTTTCTAGTCCTATGAAAATATCAGATAAGACTGTAATTAAGTTCTCAACTCCATGTGTTTTTTATCTTCTAGTTCTTGATAAACTTGCAGATAAGGATTTCTATGGAGGACTAATAATGGGAGTCGATGAGCTTGAAAAATCCCTACTAAGGAGGGAAGTTAACCGATTGCTAAGAATACCTATAGAAGCTGAAAATGAGCAGGATAAGCTAAAATTTGTAAATCTCAATAGTGCTGAGCTTATTAAAAGACAGAAGGAGACTTTGAAAAAGAATAAGAAGGATGTAGTCGATAAGCTTAAAGATGAGCAATAAGGTATTGTAATTTCAAGAAAAAAAAGTAAAATCAGATAATGGCCATTCGTTTAAACGACTTAAAATCACCCAGAAAACCGCTTGCAGAGGAATCCTTACTCGATATCATTTTGAAGAGAAAGGAAGAGCGTTTTAAAAGAAGGCAAGGTGGTCGCTTTAAGAAAAAAAGTGTCAGACCCTGGGCCAAGAAAGATGAGACTGCTCTCTTTGAGGACCGCCAGTCATCAGTAATGATGCCATTTACAAAAGATAATCAAGATTTTGATGAAGAAAAGCTCCTACGAAAAATCATTGTAAGAGCGAAATCATTGTTTCATGGATTGGATCTAACTGATCTTTAGTAATCTGTTTGAAACAGGATCTTCAGGGAACATATCAATCTGTTCTGCTTTAGGTGATATATTCTCCTCAAGTGTATCAATAATCGCAAATTCTTCATCCGTCATCACAGTTGTTCCAGATAAGTAATCTCCAATACTCTTCATATCCTTCTTTAAATAGACTAGAGCAAAAGGAATAAAGAACATGTAGTTGCATAGCAAATAGCCTAAAGCGCGAGCGAAGCATTCTTTCGCAGAAAGCTCCTCTTTGCGATGTCCATTAGAATACACTCTAAGCTTAAAAAACATTTTACCTAATGTTCTACCTTCTCCTAGATAATAGAAGAAAAAGAAATATGCCGTATAAACAATAGGCAGTGAAAGATTAGTCGCCCCTGAATTCACTAGAGAGGAGGACTTTGAGTTAAAGAGCGAGATATTCGAAATATAGCTATTCACAAAGCCAAGCCAAGCGAAAACCATAAACTTATTCAAGAAGACAATCGCGTAGAGATCTAAGATAAAAGCGTACATGCGCTTTTTAAGGATCTTCTTTCTCTCTGGCATCTTAGGGGTTAAATGTTCAATTTCAGTTACAAGTCTTACTCTTTCCATAGCAGGCGTATCGTCATATCCCTCTCTAGATGAAGCTCCTGGGCTCCCGCTGGCGTCTGAAGGCAGATTTTACCCAAAGTTGGCATAAGGCTTGCTTTATAAACAACAAATATGAAGTTTACTAAGTAAATCAAGCTTAGAAAGTGTCTAAGACATGGACATGTGTACAAGGGAGAAATGATGAAAATTTTGAAAGGACTATTTGCTGTAGCTATTGCCTCAAGTATTTTCGCGTCCCCAGTTTTAAAGCTTGATGAATCTTCTGTCTCCAAAAATGAAATATACGCAGTCAAAAATTTCCTTCAGGAAGTAGAAGAGAAAATTCCTGACTCAATAAAAAGAACTATCAAAGAGCCTCTTACTATTAGATTTAAAAGCTTTGATGAAAATAAGTCAATTTCGGTATTACCCAAAAATAGATGTGAAGATAACTCAAATATTCTTTACGCCCAAGTGAATACATTCAGTAGAGACACTATCAAAATATCAAAACTATTTCTGCCTCAGATCTTAGCTGGTGAAGAGAGTGCAAATTCATATAACTGTGGACATGGAAATTACTACAAGAAAGCCATTGCAACTGTTCTACATGAAGTGGCACATATTTATGATTTCAAGAGAATTCGTTCCGCAGAGCACAGGAAAAATGTAAAAGAGTGCTACGACTCAAGTGATAGGAGATGGAGACATTCTTCAAAATGTAATGCAGTAAAGAAAGAAGAAATGAATAAAAAATCAGTAAGTGGACTATATGACTTCTTTAAACTTGCGAATTGGCAGCAAAAACTTTTCTCAAAACAATCTAAGAATCTATCACGTAAGAGATCTGCAGATGAGTATGAGTATGAAAATCTTGAAGAACACTATGCTGTAAATTTTGAATTCTTCTTAATGGATGAAAACTACAAGTGTAAGCGTCCTAGCTATTATAATTTCTTTTCAAAGGTGTTTGATGTTTATCCACATGAAAATGCTGATTGCAAAATTAATACAAAGATCATTTTAGATGATAAGAAAACAGTGATCGATATCGACCCAAAAAGAGTTTATCGAGTTGATTATCTCCTCGCTTCAAGTGGTGATGCTCTCATGTCTGGTTTTGGTCATTCAATGTTCAGGCTTATTGTTTGCGCACCTTTTAGACAAGAAGCAAG
The Bacteriovorax sp. Seq25_V genome window above contains:
- a CDS encoding YihY/virulence factor BrkB family protein; the encoded protein is MKLKNRFRSFLQFLILLAKDCDRSHLGILAASSSFYLILTFVPLVLVLTRILGFFFGPEGEKFDLLMVYVFELIPPHLDGVVNIIADMLKKSLFANKGFNIINTFFLLISSLGFINSIWKALSVITGEKNASQVVKTIKGIGVLAITCGFLTLAFIIPIVFQLITKISEVGYIAKMIAFFKIEKIFEILNSLIIGADIVSVIMIVIFMMSILRYILHPRINFKSALLGSGVFTILIISVKSLFFFYVSFVEAGLVANYGASYALILLFIWILFSMFVFYFSVLLSLNFHKYYYKKV
- a CDS encoding YggT family protein; the protein is MIRALIDIYILILIIDVILSYLPQYKGHPFSVKIKQISDFSCGPVRRLMPKLDIPFDISPMVVIFCLKILEVLW
- a CDS encoding septum formation initiator, translated to MQFSFERKSAPTGAAPQNAASSNNVGSSADDKLRKAIERNREKMLKRQGSSAASASTGMQASAPQRPRPMGSTPPPVPNQTLQQRLNASQNTAARPASSAASSDDSTSLLEKMRARRAQASGKDIPRPSVTQPVNSGMSGASGSTTSSMPRRTVTADPDKIELAGNLRKGTTAPAVVNYGAEPIKAPVKKSVSAKRKLKTKNKNTSETSSISSWFVKGTWMFCAFLIGRLIFSDGGVVEYLDKKAVYDQKVHELEITKKDNALLMQELELIKSDGKYQKKLVRDHLGYIAKDEYLVLFSKGSEASTENRDISSI
- a CDS encoding DUF192 domain-containing protein, with amino-acid sequence MCIFFNTLDVNAQFLNSSRGSSELIAPNGHIISVSFAISNEEKTKGLSGLHPSKMKFNEGLFFVYNNMSSKTFWMPNTYFNLDIIFLDLNMKVVGLEKNVQHFKGREPIKSIPVTPTYYSAHVLELHAGEADKYKIELGSVLKWKKYPYFLSRPHSP
- the aspS gene encoding aspartate--tRNA ligase, with the translated sequence MSNIAGLMKTHHCAQLRSSNEGEKVTLCGWVNKNRDLGGLNFIDIRDKYGVTQVGFTSFKGDLSILKSCHLESVIKVVGTVVKRPAEAINKNMATGEIEVQAEEITLLSANDINSIPFLPYGATEATEDNKLKYRYLDLRTQKLQDILKLRADTTFKVRSMMMEEGFIEVETPILYKSTPEGARDYIVPSRVHPGHVYALPQSPQTLKQLLMIGGTDKYFQICKCFRDEDLRADRQPEFTQIDIEVSFSTEEYIKNLVTKILKGLFKLDDNFSIPVMSYQDAMKDYGCDKPDTRFGLKHHIVNDIFKGTDFGVFSSVLATNGLIKAMFIPESLGTFSRKILDGFVDVVKPHGGKGVAFFKVENEAATGGISKFITEDILKQLNGLEAEGNNGTWLFFADVAEVAHASADAVRRHLGKELGLLGDKKAFLWVNNFPLFEYSEGRFYACHHPFTQVREDQLDDFLNGDINDPDGPIKDLCAQAYDIVCNGYEIGGGSLRIYNQNVQSRMFEILGMSEEEVKHQFGFFVEALKYGTPPHGGLAFGLDRLVMILAGTDNIRDVIAFPKTTTASDMMSSAPSRPSKDQTDELHFSFNK
- a CDS encoding RDD family protein produces the protein MERVRLVTEIEHLTPKMPERKKILKKRMYAFILDLYAIVFLNKFMVFAWLGFVNSYISNISLFNSKSSSLVNSGATNLSLPIVYTAYFFFFYYLGEGRTLGKMFFKLRVYSNGHRKEELSAKECFARALGYLLCNYMFFIPFALVYLKKDMKSIGDYLSGTTVMTDEEFAIIDTLEENISPKAEQIDMFPEDPVSNRLLKIS